One Drosophila santomea strain STO CAGO 1482 chromosome X, Prin_Dsan_1.1, whole genome shotgun sequence DNA segment encodes these proteins:
- the LOC120455160 gene encoding rho GTPase-activating protein 26 isoform X2, with protein MGGGKNVRRGLEPLEFEECIVDSPDFRENLNRHEKELDHTSHQIKRIIKEVKDLMSAAKMLSTRMKQLAILLNDFNFECIGTAQTDDENVICESLKRFGAIIGNIEDEREKMLTLADKHIIESLEDFRKKQIGGVKENKKKFDKKTEKFCQSQERFLNMSTKKPENTIQEADASLGMHEREYIQESLSYVLRIQEVQERIKFEFVEILLAFISGWLVFYHTAHEQAEDHRDYLQDLRHKVQKTRENFEEAREKVTELKTKYMEKRTKPEEIFTKRGYLFLMEKSSILKISLLEPFKATWTKYYCTFKKQKREFTMLQFNQMNHNFTRPEARDDEKLTLFSCQRRASEFEKRFCFDLTFKEKPGVVYTFQALSEKDHRYWISAMDGTEPTYLAPGKIKVSEAYHLDEAGFMFIRRCIQVLEIRGLEDEGIYRKSGVGTKISKLLALGLNQKETDDVFVDDKYRDLMESNTIASALKMYLRNLNEPLMTYQYHSDFIEAAKQETLNQRVNEVHKLVYKLPQPNFQMLDMVICHLTDVSRKYEKNKMSVFNLGVVFGPTLLRPREESVAAILDIKFNNIVINILIDNYERIFKNKPSAEVKLPDAAKAPSIMYPSRSSPPTRMPRASQIGKAASTGAMGSSNTAANPMFLNQQKIYRVVSKTNCTEPTISSSLQNIPNGDNYAHGSTAMNSSGGAQCISLSPPMHMLNGILSPTIGSINNLHTISKNEASTRRFVPSSCTDTDVAPDYGIIGANNGGVTLQSHHAVPVSSTTNFRHPEYLMTTANPVTQSGSSSHIYTNTSSAGATSSNRISLSNVSPPNTAMRKERFLGSASGPQQHPPVQRGLHSYGQTKHYSPLMPTSTSSSNDSVCDSLSSNNGLGSSIVANSNSGSVAQHLSTRNANDYALITSQNSSLSPHLGPTCDEVVTATTLPTVSLSCGGNASESTEYPPSKMHRNRDINQIKRDLSTGTARVRTLYACMGESEGELSFEPNQIITNVRYSHEPGWLQGTLNGKTGLIPENYVEHLKPHH; from the exons TGCTGTCCACTAGAATGAAACAATTGGCCATTTTACTTAACGACTTTAACTTTGAGTGCATTGGCACTGCTCAGACCGACGATGAGAATGTCATTTGTGAAAGCCTCAAGCGCTTTGGTGCTATAATTGGCAATATTGAGGATGAGCGCGAAAAAATG CTAACGCTCGCCGATAAACATATAATTGAGTCACTGGAGGATTTTCGAAAAAAGCAAATCGGTGGCgtcaaagaaaacaaaaagaaattcGATAAAAAGACGGAGAAATTTTGTCAATCGCAGGAGCGTTTCCTTAATATGTCAACTAAAAAGCCCGAAAACACAATACAGGAG GCTGACGCCAGTTTGGGGATGCATGAACGCGAGTATATCCAGGAGTCGCTGAGCTATGTGCTGCGCATCCAAGAAGTGCAGGAACGAATCAAATTCGAATTTGTCGAAATACTGCTCGCATTTATTTCTGGCTGGCTCGTTTTCTACCACACAGCGCACGAACAGGCGGAGGATCATCGCGATTATCTGCAGGATTTGAGGCACAAAGTCCAAAAA ACTCGGGAAAATTTCGAGGAGGCACGCGAAAAAGTGACTGAACTGAAAACAAAGTATATGGAAAAACGCACA AAGCCCGAGGAAATTTTTACAAAACGTGGTTACCTATTTCTAATGGAGAAAA GTTCCATTCTGAAAATCTCCCTTCTAGAGCCATTCAAAGCCACCTGGACAAAATACTATTGCACATTCAAGAAGCAAAAGCGAGAATTCACTATGCTCCAGTTCAATCAGATGAATCACAATTTCACGAGACCCGAGGCGCGTGACGACGAGAAACTGACGCTGTTCTCATGCCAGCGACGGGCATCTGAGTTCGAGAAGAGGTTctgcttcgatttgacatTCAAGGAGAAGCCAGGCGTCGTTTACACATTTCAAGCCTTGAGCGAAAAGGATCATCGCTATTGGATTAGCGCCATGGACGGTACGGAGCCG ACATATCTGGCTCCCGGTAAAATCAAAGTCAGCGAGGCATACCATCTGGATGAAGCCGGATTCATGTTCATCCGCCGATGCATTCAAGTATTAGAGATTCGAGGTCTGGAGGATGAGGGTATCTACCGAAAGAGTGGTGTTGGCACCAAAATCAGCAAGCTGCTGGCACTGGGTCTAAATCAAAAGGAAACCGACGATGTCTTCGTCGACGATAAGTACCGCGATTTAATGGAAAGCAACACCATTGCTAGTGCCCTGAAAATGTATCTGCGAAATCTAAATGAGCCATTGATGACGTATCAATACCATAGTGATTTCATTGAAGCAGCAA aGCAAGAAACCCTCAATCAGCGCGTGAATGAGGTGCACAAGCTGGTCTACAAGTTGCCGCAGCCCAACTTTCAGATGCTCGACATGGTTATTTGTCATCTAACCGA CGTTTCGCGCAAGTACGAGAAGAACAAAATGTCCGTATTTAATCTGGGAGTGGTCTTCGGGCCGACATTGCTGCGTCCGCGAGAGGAATCAGTTGCCGCCATACTGGATATTAAGTTTAATAATATCGTCATCAACATTCTAATTGATAACTACGAGAGGATATTCAAGAACAAGCCCAGCGCTGAAGTTAAGTTGCCGGACGCCGCGAAGGCGCCCAGCATCATGTACCCCAGTCGCAGCAGTCCACCGACCAGAATGCCACGGGCCTCTCAAATCGGAAAGGCCGCTTCAACGGGTGCCatgggcagcagcaacacagcGGCGAATCCAATGTTCTTGAATCAGCAGAAAATCTATCGGGTAGTCAGCAAAACCAATTGCACAGAGCCCACCATTTCATCCAGCCTGCAAAATATTCCGAATGGCGACAACTATGCCCATGGATCGACGGCCATGAATAGTTCGGGCGGCGCTCAATGCATATCTCTGTCGCCGCCGATGCACATGCTCAATGGCATACTGTCGCCGACCATTGGGAGCATCAATAATCTGCACACAATATCGAAAAATGAGGCCAGCACACGGCGGTTTGTGCCCAGCTCATGCACTGACACTGATGTCGCGCCCGATTATGGTATTATAGGTGCTAACAACGGTGGCGTGACGTTGCAATCGCATCACGCCGTACCGGTTAGTAGCACGACTAATTTTCGACATCCCGAGTACCTAATGACCACGGCCAATCCGGTGACTCAGTCGGGCTCCAGTAGCCACATCTATACGAACACGTCTAGTGCTGGTGCTACCTCAAGCAATCGGATTAGTCTAAGCAATGTATCCCCGCCAAATACAGCAATGCGCAAGGAGCGATTCCTGGGCAGTGCCAGTGGTCCGCAGCAGCATCCGCCCGTCCAACGGGGACTGCACTCGTACGGCCAAACAAAACATTATTCACCCCTAATGCCAACATCAACATCCAGCTCCAACGACAGCGTATGTGATTCACTTTCTTCCAACAACGGCTTGGGCAGCTCCATTgtggccaacagcaacagcgggAGTGTGGCCCAGCATCTAAGCACACGGAACGCCAATGATTATGCGCTTATAACGTCACAGAATTCATCGCTGTCGCCACATCTGGGACCCACCTGCGACGAGGTCGTCACGGCCACAACATTGCCCACGGTTAGCCTCAGCTGTGGGGGCAACGCCAGCGAAAGCACCGAATATCCGCCTAGTAAAATGCATCGTAATCGTGACATCAACCAAATAAAACGTGATTTGTCAACGGGCACGGC ACGTGTGCGCACACTTTATGCTTGCATGGGAGAAAGCGAGGGCGAGCTTTCTTTCGAGCCCAACCAAATAATAACCAATG TTCGTTACTCCCACGAACCTGGCTGGCTGCAGGGCACACTAAATGGGAAAACAGGACTCATTCCGGAGAACTATGTGGAACATTTGAAGCCTCACCATTAG
- the LOC120455160 gene encoding rho GTPase-activating protein 26 isoform X1: MGGGKNVRRGLEPLEFEECIVDSPDFRENLNRHEKELDHTSHQIKRIIKEVKDLMSAAKMLSTRMKQLAILLNDFNFECIGTAQTDDENVICESLKRFGAIIGNIEDEREKMLTLADKHIIESLEDFRKKQIGGVKENKKKFDKKTEKFCQSQERFLNMSTKKPENTIQEADASLGMHEREYIQESLSYVLRIQEVQERIKFEFVEILLAFISGWLVFYHTAHEQAEDHRDYLQDLRHKVQKTRENFEEAREKVTELKTKYMEKRTVSCYIVCARAFSNRLCSQKPEEIFTKRGYLFLMEKKPFKATWTKYYCTFKKQKREFTMLQFNQMNHNFTRPEARDDEKLTLFSCQRRASEFEKRFCFDLTFKEKPGVVYTFQALSEKDHRYWISAMDGTEPTYLAPGKIKVSEAYHLDEAGFMFIRRCIQVLEIRGLEDEGIYRKSGVGTKISKLLALGLNQKETDDVFVDDKYRDLMESNTIASALKMYLRNLNEPLMTYQYHSDFIEAAKQETLNQRVNEVHKLVYKLPQPNFQMLDMVICHLTDVSRKYEKNKMSVFNLGVVFGPTLLRPREESVAAILDIKFNNIVINILIDNYERIFKNKPSAEVKLPDAAKAPSIMYPSRSSPPTRMPRASQIGKAASTGAMGSSNTAANPMFLNQQKIYRVVSKTNCTEPTISSSLQNIPNGDNYAHGSTAMNSSGGAQCISLSPPMHMLNGILSPTIGSINNLHTISKNEASTRRFVPSSCTDTDVAPDYGIIGANNGGVTLQSHHAVPVSSTTNFRHPEYLMTTANPVTQSGSSSHIYTNTSSAGATSSNRISLSNVSPPNTAMRKERFLGSASGPQQHPPVQRGLHSYGQTKHYSPLMPTSTSSSNDSVCDSLSSNNGLGSSIVANSNSGSVAQHLSTRNANDYALITSQNSSLSPHLGPTCDEVVTATTLPTVSLSCGGNASESTEYPPSKMHRNRDINQIKRDLSTGTARVRTLYACMGESEGELSFEPNQIITNVRYSHEPGWLQGTLNGKTGLIPENYVEHLKPHH; this comes from the exons TGCTGTCCACTAGAATGAAACAATTGGCCATTTTACTTAACGACTTTAACTTTGAGTGCATTGGCACTGCTCAGACCGACGATGAGAATGTCATTTGTGAAAGCCTCAAGCGCTTTGGTGCTATAATTGGCAATATTGAGGATGAGCGCGAAAAAATG CTAACGCTCGCCGATAAACATATAATTGAGTCACTGGAGGATTTTCGAAAAAAGCAAATCGGTGGCgtcaaagaaaacaaaaagaaattcGATAAAAAGACGGAGAAATTTTGTCAATCGCAGGAGCGTTTCCTTAATATGTCAACTAAAAAGCCCGAAAACACAATACAGGAG GCTGACGCCAGTTTGGGGATGCATGAACGCGAGTATATCCAGGAGTCGCTGAGCTATGTGCTGCGCATCCAAGAAGTGCAGGAACGAATCAAATTCGAATTTGTCGAAATACTGCTCGCATTTATTTCTGGCTGGCTCGTTTTCTACCACACAGCGCACGAACAGGCGGAGGATCATCGCGATTATCTGCAGGATTTGAGGCACAAAGTCCAAAAA ACTCGGGAAAATTTCGAGGAGGCACGCGAAAAAGTGACTGAACTGAAAACAAAGTATATGGAAAAACGCACAGTAAGTTGTTACATTGTTTGCGCTCGAGCATTTTCTAATCGTTTGTGTTCGCAGAAGCCCGAGGAAATTTTTACAAAACGTGGTTACCTATTTCTAATGGAGAAAA AGCCATTCAAAGCCACCTGGACAAAATACTATTGCACATTCAAGAAGCAAAAGCGAGAATTCACTATGCTCCAGTTCAATCAGATGAATCACAATTTCACGAGACCCGAGGCGCGTGACGACGAGAAACTGACGCTGTTCTCATGCCAGCGACGGGCATCTGAGTTCGAGAAGAGGTTctgcttcgatttgacatTCAAGGAGAAGCCAGGCGTCGTTTACACATTTCAAGCCTTGAGCGAAAAGGATCATCGCTATTGGATTAGCGCCATGGACGGTACGGAGCCG ACATATCTGGCTCCCGGTAAAATCAAAGTCAGCGAGGCATACCATCTGGATGAAGCCGGATTCATGTTCATCCGCCGATGCATTCAAGTATTAGAGATTCGAGGTCTGGAGGATGAGGGTATCTACCGAAAGAGTGGTGTTGGCACCAAAATCAGCAAGCTGCTGGCACTGGGTCTAAATCAAAAGGAAACCGACGATGTCTTCGTCGACGATAAGTACCGCGATTTAATGGAAAGCAACACCATTGCTAGTGCCCTGAAAATGTATCTGCGAAATCTAAATGAGCCATTGATGACGTATCAATACCATAGTGATTTCATTGAAGCAGCAA aGCAAGAAACCCTCAATCAGCGCGTGAATGAGGTGCACAAGCTGGTCTACAAGTTGCCGCAGCCCAACTTTCAGATGCTCGACATGGTTATTTGTCATCTAACCGA CGTTTCGCGCAAGTACGAGAAGAACAAAATGTCCGTATTTAATCTGGGAGTGGTCTTCGGGCCGACATTGCTGCGTCCGCGAGAGGAATCAGTTGCCGCCATACTGGATATTAAGTTTAATAATATCGTCATCAACATTCTAATTGATAACTACGAGAGGATATTCAAGAACAAGCCCAGCGCTGAAGTTAAGTTGCCGGACGCCGCGAAGGCGCCCAGCATCATGTACCCCAGTCGCAGCAGTCCACCGACCAGAATGCCACGGGCCTCTCAAATCGGAAAGGCCGCTTCAACGGGTGCCatgggcagcagcaacacagcGGCGAATCCAATGTTCTTGAATCAGCAGAAAATCTATCGGGTAGTCAGCAAAACCAATTGCACAGAGCCCACCATTTCATCCAGCCTGCAAAATATTCCGAATGGCGACAACTATGCCCATGGATCGACGGCCATGAATAGTTCGGGCGGCGCTCAATGCATATCTCTGTCGCCGCCGATGCACATGCTCAATGGCATACTGTCGCCGACCATTGGGAGCATCAATAATCTGCACACAATATCGAAAAATGAGGCCAGCACACGGCGGTTTGTGCCCAGCTCATGCACTGACACTGATGTCGCGCCCGATTATGGTATTATAGGTGCTAACAACGGTGGCGTGACGTTGCAATCGCATCACGCCGTACCGGTTAGTAGCACGACTAATTTTCGACATCCCGAGTACCTAATGACCACGGCCAATCCGGTGACTCAGTCGGGCTCCAGTAGCCACATCTATACGAACACGTCTAGTGCTGGTGCTACCTCAAGCAATCGGATTAGTCTAAGCAATGTATCCCCGCCAAATACAGCAATGCGCAAGGAGCGATTCCTGGGCAGTGCCAGTGGTCCGCAGCAGCATCCGCCCGTCCAACGGGGACTGCACTCGTACGGCCAAACAAAACATTATTCACCCCTAATGCCAACATCAACATCCAGCTCCAACGACAGCGTATGTGATTCACTTTCTTCCAACAACGGCTTGGGCAGCTCCATTgtggccaacagcaacagcgggAGTGTGGCCCAGCATCTAAGCACACGGAACGCCAATGATTATGCGCTTATAACGTCACAGAATTCATCGCTGTCGCCACATCTGGGACCCACCTGCGACGAGGTCGTCACGGCCACAACATTGCCCACGGTTAGCCTCAGCTGTGGGGGCAACGCCAGCGAAAGCACCGAATATCCGCCTAGTAAAATGCATCGTAATCGTGACATCAACCAAATAAAACGTGATTTGTCAACGGGCACGGC ACGTGTGCGCACACTTTATGCTTGCATGGGAGAAAGCGAGGGCGAGCTTTCTTTCGAGCCCAACCAAATAATAACCAATG TTCGTTACTCCCACGAACCTGGCTGGCTGCAGGGCACACTAAATGGGAAAACAGGACTCATTCCGGAGAACTATGTGGAACATTTGAAGCCTCACCATTAG
- the LOC120455160 gene encoding rho GTPase-activating protein 26 isoform X5, with amino-acid sequence MGGGKNVRRGLEPLEFEECIVDSPDFRENLNRHEKELDHTSHQIKRIIKEVKDLMSAAKMLSTRMKQLAILLNDFNFECIGTAQTDDENVICESLKRFGAIIGNIEDEREKMLTLADKHIIESLEDFRKKQIGGVKENKKKFDKKTEKFCQSQERFLNMSTKKPENTIQEADASLGMHEREYIQESLSYVLRIQEVQERIKFEFVEILLAFISGWLVFYHTAHEQAEDHRDYLQDLRHKVQKTRENFEEAREKVTELKTKYMEKRTPEEIFTKRGYLFLMEKKPFKATWTKYYCTFKKQKREFTMLQFNQMNHNFTRPEARDDEKLTLFSCQRRASEFEKRFCFDLTFKEKPGVVYTFQALSEKDHRYWISAMDGTEPTYLAPGKIKVSEAYHLDEAGFMFIRRCIQVLEIRGLEDEGIYRKSGVGTKISKLLALGLNQKETDDVFVDDKYRDLMESNTIASALKMYLRNLNEPLMTYQYHSDFIEAAKQETLNQRVNEVHKLVYKLPQPNFQMLDMVICHLTDVSRKYEKNKMSVFNLGVVFGPTLLRPREESVAAILDIKFNNIVINILIDNYERIFKNKPSAEVKLPDAAKAPSIMYPSRSSPPTRMPRASQIGKAASTGAMGSSNTAANPMFLNQQKIYRVVSKTNCTEPTISSSLQNIPNGDNYAHGSTAMNSSGGAQCISLSPPMHMLNGILSPTIGSINNLHTISKNEASTRRFVPSSCTDTDVAPDYGIIGANNGGVTLQSHHAVPVSSTTNFRHPEYLMTTANPVTQSGSSSHIYTNTSSAGATSSNRISLSNVSPPNTAMRKERFLGSASGPQQHPPVQRGLHSYGQTKHYSPLMPTSTSSSNDSVCDSLSSNNGLGSSIVANSNSGSVAQHLSTRNANDYALITSQNSSLSPHLGPTCDEVVTATTLPTVSLSCGGNASESTEYPPSKMHRNRDINQIKRDLSTGTARVRTLYACMGESEGELSFEPNQIITNVRYSHEPGWLQGTLNGKTGLIPENYVEHLKPHH; translated from the exons TGCTGTCCACTAGAATGAAACAATTGGCCATTTTACTTAACGACTTTAACTTTGAGTGCATTGGCACTGCTCAGACCGACGATGAGAATGTCATTTGTGAAAGCCTCAAGCGCTTTGGTGCTATAATTGGCAATATTGAGGATGAGCGCGAAAAAATG CTAACGCTCGCCGATAAACATATAATTGAGTCACTGGAGGATTTTCGAAAAAAGCAAATCGGTGGCgtcaaagaaaacaaaaagaaattcGATAAAAAGACGGAGAAATTTTGTCAATCGCAGGAGCGTTTCCTTAATATGTCAACTAAAAAGCCCGAAAACACAATACAGGAG GCTGACGCCAGTTTGGGGATGCATGAACGCGAGTATATCCAGGAGTCGCTGAGCTATGTGCTGCGCATCCAAGAAGTGCAGGAACGAATCAAATTCGAATTTGTCGAAATACTGCTCGCATTTATTTCTGGCTGGCTCGTTTTCTACCACACAGCGCACGAACAGGCGGAGGATCATCGCGATTATCTGCAGGATTTGAGGCACAAAGTCCAAAAA ACTCGGGAAAATTTCGAGGAGGCACGCGAAAAAGTGACTGAACTGAAAACAAAGTATATGGAAAAACGCACA CCCGAGGAAATTTTTACAAAACGTGGTTACCTATTTCTAATGGAGAAAA AGCCATTCAAAGCCACCTGGACAAAATACTATTGCACATTCAAGAAGCAAAAGCGAGAATTCACTATGCTCCAGTTCAATCAGATGAATCACAATTTCACGAGACCCGAGGCGCGTGACGACGAGAAACTGACGCTGTTCTCATGCCAGCGACGGGCATCTGAGTTCGAGAAGAGGTTctgcttcgatttgacatTCAAGGAGAAGCCAGGCGTCGTTTACACATTTCAAGCCTTGAGCGAAAAGGATCATCGCTATTGGATTAGCGCCATGGACGGTACGGAGCCG ACATATCTGGCTCCCGGTAAAATCAAAGTCAGCGAGGCATACCATCTGGATGAAGCCGGATTCATGTTCATCCGCCGATGCATTCAAGTATTAGAGATTCGAGGTCTGGAGGATGAGGGTATCTACCGAAAGAGTGGTGTTGGCACCAAAATCAGCAAGCTGCTGGCACTGGGTCTAAATCAAAAGGAAACCGACGATGTCTTCGTCGACGATAAGTACCGCGATTTAATGGAAAGCAACACCATTGCTAGTGCCCTGAAAATGTATCTGCGAAATCTAAATGAGCCATTGATGACGTATCAATACCATAGTGATTTCATTGAAGCAGCAA aGCAAGAAACCCTCAATCAGCGCGTGAATGAGGTGCACAAGCTGGTCTACAAGTTGCCGCAGCCCAACTTTCAGATGCTCGACATGGTTATTTGTCATCTAACCGA CGTTTCGCGCAAGTACGAGAAGAACAAAATGTCCGTATTTAATCTGGGAGTGGTCTTCGGGCCGACATTGCTGCGTCCGCGAGAGGAATCAGTTGCCGCCATACTGGATATTAAGTTTAATAATATCGTCATCAACATTCTAATTGATAACTACGAGAGGATATTCAAGAACAAGCCCAGCGCTGAAGTTAAGTTGCCGGACGCCGCGAAGGCGCCCAGCATCATGTACCCCAGTCGCAGCAGTCCACCGACCAGAATGCCACGGGCCTCTCAAATCGGAAAGGCCGCTTCAACGGGTGCCatgggcagcagcaacacagcGGCGAATCCAATGTTCTTGAATCAGCAGAAAATCTATCGGGTAGTCAGCAAAACCAATTGCACAGAGCCCACCATTTCATCCAGCCTGCAAAATATTCCGAATGGCGACAACTATGCCCATGGATCGACGGCCATGAATAGTTCGGGCGGCGCTCAATGCATATCTCTGTCGCCGCCGATGCACATGCTCAATGGCATACTGTCGCCGACCATTGGGAGCATCAATAATCTGCACACAATATCGAAAAATGAGGCCAGCACACGGCGGTTTGTGCCCAGCTCATGCACTGACACTGATGTCGCGCCCGATTATGGTATTATAGGTGCTAACAACGGTGGCGTGACGTTGCAATCGCATCACGCCGTACCGGTTAGTAGCACGACTAATTTTCGACATCCCGAGTACCTAATGACCACGGCCAATCCGGTGACTCAGTCGGGCTCCAGTAGCCACATCTATACGAACACGTCTAGTGCTGGTGCTACCTCAAGCAATCGGATTAGTCTAAGCAATGTATCCCCGCCAAATACAGCAATGCGCAAGGAGCGATTCCTGGGCAGTGCCAGTGGTCCGCAGCAGCATCCGCCCGTCCAACGGGGACTGCACTCGTACGGCCAAACAAAACATTATTCACCCCTAATGCCAACATCAACATCCAGCTCCAACGACAGCGTATGTGATTCACTTTCTTCCAACAACGGCTTGGGCAGCTCCATTgtggccaacagcaacagcgggAGTGTGGCCCAGCATCTAAGCACACGGAACGCCAATGATTATGCGCTTATAACGTCACAGAATTCATCGCTGTCGCCACATCTGGGACCCACCTGCGACGAGGTCGTCACGGCCACAACATTGCCCACGGTTAGCCTCAGCTGTGGGGGCAACGCCAGCGAAAGCACCGAATATCCGCCTAGTAAAATGCATCGTAATCGTGACATCAACCAAATAAAACGTGATTTGTCAACGGGCACGGC ACGTGTGCGCACACTTTATGCTTGCATGGGAGAAAGCGAGGGCGAGCTTTCTTTCGAGCCCAACCAAATAATAACCAATG TTCGTTACTCCCACGAACCTGGCTGGCTGCAGGGCACACTAAATGGGAAAACAGGACTCATTCCGGAGAACTATGTGGAACATTTGAAGCCTCACCATTAG